The Anoxybacillus flavithermus genome has a segment encoding these proteins:
- a CDS encoding acetoacetate--CoA ligase, translating to MKAITDGDILWTPTKEQIEQSSVKKYMNWLEAKKGLTFDSHAALWKWSVENLEQFWETVWEYCGVQSSAPYTSVLEERKMPRANWFPGARLNYVEHIFRNMQEKPALLFRSERVSLREVTWKELKQQTAAVASALKKLGVKQGDRVVAYMPNIPETVVAFLACASIGAIWSSCSPDFGANSVVDRFQQIEPTVLFAVDGCQYNGKTFDKVPVVKELQEKLPSLKKTIVVPYLRDDVRAWDDSVLLWTDILKEEGELVYEQVPFAHPLWILYSSGTTGLPKPIVQGHGGILLEHLKILSIECSIARDSTFFWFTTTGWMMWNFLIGGLLVGATVVLYDGSPTFPDANVLWELAEKAKITHFGTSAAFINVCMKQGIRPKDTYDFSHLQAVLSTGSPLTTEGFLWVYEHVKDVWLVSCSGGTDVCTAFVGGSPMLPVRAGMLQCRSLGANVQAFDEHGHSLINEVGELVITEPMPSMPLFFWNDENDRRYLESYFDTYPGVWKHGDWIKIDAEGSCVIYGRSDSTINRAGVRMGTSEIYRAVETVDGILDSLVIDLEVMGRKSFMPLFVVLQPGVELDDALKQRVKDAIKAHVSPRFIPDAIYQVDQIPKTLNGKKMEIPIRKLLLGFPLEKAVNVGSMANPESLSFFIELAKQWEHSNV from the coding sequence ATGAAAGCGATTACGGATGGGGATATTTTATGGACGCCAACGAAAGAACAAATCGAACAATCAAGCGTGAAAAAGTATATGAATTGGCTAGAAGCAAAAAAAGGGCTTACGTTTGATTCGCATGCGGCGTTATGGAAATGGTCGGTCGAGAATCTTGAGCAATTTTGGGAAACGGTGTGGGAATATTGCGGCGTTCAGTCGTCTGCACCGTATACCAGTGTGTTAGAAGAACGAAAAATGCCACGGGCAAACTGGTTTCCAGGGGCACGGCTAAACTATGTGGAACATATTTTTCGTAACATGCAGGAGAAGCCAGCGCTTTTGTTCCGTTCCGAACGCGTTTCGCTGCGTGAAGTGACGTGGAAAGAGTTAAAACAACAAACGGCAGCCGTCGCTTCGGCGCTGAAAAAACTGGGGGTCAAGCAAGGAGATCGCGTCGTTGCTTATATGCCAAACATTCCGGAAACCGTTGTTGCGTTTTTGGCGTGCGCGAGCATTGGCGCGATCTGGTCTAGTTGTTCTCCCGATTTTGGCGCCAACAGCGTCGTCGATCGCTTCCAACAAATTGAGCCGACGGTGTTGTTTGCGGTAGATGGTTGTCAATATAACGGGAAAACGTTTGATAAAGTACCAGTTGTGAAAGAACTGCAAGAAAAACTTCCGTCGCTAAAAAAGACGATTGTCGTTCCGTATTTACGTGACGATGTACGCGCATGGGACGATTCCGTTTTATTATGGACGGACATATTAAAAGAAGAAGGTGAACTGGTGTATGAACAAGTGCCGTTTGCTCATCCGCTTTGGATTTTATATTCTTCTGGAACGACCGGATTGCCAAAGCCAATTGTACAAGGGCATGGCGGTATTTTATTAGAGCATTTAAAAATTTTATCGATTGAATGCAGTATTGCGCGCGATAGCACATTTTTCTGGTTTACGACGACCGGTTGGATGATGTGGAACTTTTTAATTGGTGGGCTGTTAGTTGGGGCAACAGTTGTGTTATATGACGGGAGCCCAACGTTTCCAGATGCGAACGTCTTATGGGAGCTTGCCGAAAAAGCAAAAATTACGCATTTTGGCACAAGCGCAGCGTTTATTAACGTCTGCATGAAACAAGGCATTCGTCCGAAAGACACTTACGATTTTTCACACTTGCAAGCGGTTCTTTCGACAGGATCCCCACTGACGACCGAAGGGTTTCTTTGGGTGTATGAACATGTAAAAGACGTTTGGCTCGTTTCCTGCAGTGGCGGAACGGATGTATGCACCGCGTTTGTCGGCGGGTCGCCAATGTTACCAGTGCGTGCTGGCATGCTACAATGCCGTTCGCTCGGGGCAAACGTGCAGGCGTTTGATGAACATGGACATTCGCTGATCAATGAAGTCGGGGAATTAGTCATCACGGAACCGATGCCGTCGATGCCGCTCTTTTTCTGGAACGACGAAAACGACCGTCGCTACCTCGAAAGCTATTTTGATACGTATCCAGGCGTGTGGAAACATGGGGATTGGATTAAAATTGATGCTGAAGGAAGCTGCGTCATTTACGGTCGTTCGGATTCGACGATTAACCGCGCGGGCGTGCGCATGGGCACGAGCGAAATTTATCGGGCGGTGGAAACAGTCGATGGCATTCTCGACAGTTTAGTCATTGACTTAGAAGTGATGGGAAGGAAATCGTTTATGCCGCTGTTTGTCGTTCTTCAGCCAGGGGTAGAGCTAGATGACGCATTAAAACAACGAGTGAAAGATGCCATTAAAGCGCACGTATCGCCACGCTTTATTCCGGATGCGATTTACCAAGTCGACCAAATCCCAAAAACGTTAAACGGAAAGAAAATGGAAATCCCGATTCGCAAACTTTTATTAGGCTTCCCGCTCGAAAAAGCGGTAAACGTTGGCTCGATGGCGAACCCAGAATCACTTTCTTTCTTTATCGAACTCGCGAAACAATGGGAGCATTCGAATGTATAA
- a CDS encoding glutamate 5-kinase, with protein MKKKRIVIKIGSSSLTETNGTLSEQKLREHVEALAYMKQLGHDVILISSGAVAAGFGLLGYRSRPKTIAGKQAAAAVGQGVLMQSYISAFRSFGIVTGQLLLTRADFYDRDRFRNLFATISTLLERGVLPIINENDSVSVEELTFGDNDLLSALVSGFLHADALIILTDINGLYDQHPSHLEAKKYHFLSEITDELMEQAGGSGSTVGTGGMKSKLLAAQKALSFGVSVFIGTGTGKEKLKHILEGKGDGTYIGSPFQEHMQMRKQWIAYHSEVTGAIEIDEGAETAILHKGKSLLPAGVTNVFGSFQALDVVNVVNQKGDVIARGQVYYAASDLAKVKGLSSEKAKRYSFHHRPEVIHRDNLVCLKRISAY; from the coding sequence GTGAAAAAAAAACGAATCGTTATAAAAATTGGCAGTAGCTCATTAACAGAAACAAACGGCACACTCTCGGAGCAAAAGCTTCGTGAACATGTCGAAGCACTGGCGTATATGAAACAACTTGGACACGATGTCATTCTCATTTCTTCTGGAGCGGTCGCCGCTGGGTTTGGATTGCTCGGGTATCGCTCGCGACCAAAAACAATCGCAGGAAAACAAGCAGCTGCCGCAGTCGGGCAAGGAGTGCTCATGCAAAGCTACATTTCTGCTTTTCGTTCGTTTGGTATCGTTACCGGGCAATTGTTGCTAACACGCGCAGATTTTTACGATCGGGACCGATTTCGCAACTTGTTTGCAACGATTTCTACGCTGCTTGAACGCGGGGTGCTGCCGATTATTAACGAAAATGACTCTGTCTCTGTTGAAGAGTTAACGTTTGGGGATAACGATTTATTGTCCGCCTTGGTGAGCGGTTTTTTACATGCCGATGCCTTAATCATTTTAACGGATATTAACGGGCTGTATGACCAACACCCGAGCCATCTGGAAGCGAAAAAATATCATTTTCTTTCGGAAATTACTGACGAACTGATGGAACAAGCAGGCGGAAGCGGATCAACCGTTGGGACAGGGGGCATGAAATCAAAACTGTTGGCAGCACAAAAAGCACTTTCTTTCGGGGTTAGCGTTTTTATCGGTACAGGAACAGGGAAAGAAAAATTGAAACATATTTTAGAAGGAAAAGGCGATGGGACGTATATCGGCTCCCCTTTTCAAGAACATATGCAAATGCGCAAACAATGGATTGCATACCATTCCGAAGTCACCGGAGCAATCGAAATCGATGAAGGAGCAGAAACAGCCATTTTGCATAAAGGAAAAAGCTTATTGCCTGCTGGTGTGACAAATGTATTCGGTTCGTTTCAAGCGCTAGATGTCGTCAATGTCGTCAATCAAAAAGGCGATGTGATCGCTAGAGGACAAGTATATTATGCGGCAAGCGATTTAGCAAAGGTAAAAGGTCTTTCAAGTGAAAAAGCAAAACGATACTCTTTCCATCATCGTCCAGAAGTCATTCATCGCGACAACTTAGTATGCTTAAAAAGGATCTCTGCCTACTAA
- a CDS encoding MerR family transcriptional regulator → MNYYTISQLAEQFDISTRTIRYYEERGLISPIRTESGQRLYTKKDRAVLKLILRGKRFGFSLEEIHEMISLFDNDRTGRKQLEKTIAYGEQKLKEVTERIEDLMQLKQEMESILADFRERLQKLEGIE, encoded by the coding sequence ATGAATTACTATACGATCTCCCAACTGGCCGAGCAGTTTGATATTAGCACGCGAACGATTCGCTATTATGAGGAACGTGGGCTCATTTCACCCATTCGCACCGAGTCAGGCCAGCGGCTGTATACGAAAAAAGATCGAGCGGTGTTAAAACTCATTTTGCGCGGGAAACGATTCGGTTTTTCGTTAGAAGAAATTCACGAAATGATTAGCTTGTTTGACAACGATCGCACTGGCCGAAAACAACTGGAAAAAACAATCGCATACGGCGAACAAAAATTAAAGGAGGTGACGGAGCGGATTGAGGATTTAATGCAGTTAAAACAAGAGATGGAGTCGATTTTGGCAGATTTTCGCGAACGATTACAAAAGTTGGAGGGGATCGAATGA
- a CDS encoding DUF1640 domain-containing protein, with the protein MDKETIVKEIVKALELFSNKIHYEMKEMSNQLRSEMQEMGQQLRSEMQEMGQQLRSEMQEMGQQLRSEMQEMGQQLRSEMQEMGQQLRSEIRGVESKLETRIDALKQEMDKQFEQLNEKVDLLRDELTDTQETVDLLSSKTLQHERKLRLLSKQS; encoded by the coding sequence GTGGACAAAGAAACAATTGTAAAAGAAATTGTGAAAGCGCTCGAACTATTCTCAAACAAAATTCATTACGAAATGAAGGAAATGAGCAATCAGCTCCGTTCGGAAATGCAAGAAATGGGGCAACAGCTTCGCTCGGAAATGCAAGAAATGGGACAACAGCTTCGCTCGGAAATGCAAGAAATGGGGCAACAGCTTCGCTCGGAAATGCAAGAAATGGGACAACAGCTTCGCTCGGAAATGCAAGAAATGGGGCAACAGCTTCGCTCGGAAATTCGAGGTGTAGAAAGCAAATTAGAAACGAGAATTGACGCTCTTAAGCAAGAAATGGACAAACAGTTCGAGCAGCTAAACGAAAAAGTTGATCTACTACGCGATGAATTAACCGACACGCAAGAAACCGTTGATCTGCTTTCTTCCAAAACACTCCAACATGAGCGAAAACTTCGCCTTTTATCCAAACAGTCATAA
- a CDS encoding RNA-binding protein yields MDCIEVKGKTVEEAIGEGLKQLQATREEVIIEVVQQERKKLFGVVSQPAVVRLTKKQQANQMIQQVEGKAWIQDGTLYYECLDVSPTIVIGEGVICFHNGQSVEGSITLQEGDDVRIYPKEESIAQSVWRIDVDARQLEATLTFAPGVRRRYILEDQSPSNKLHIQAKIETELIYDVSYEKVIAKLQELGIVYGVNEKAIREALHSEKKVTVVIAKGIEPTEGKDGWVEVKVGEGKKTPKVREDGTVDYREMEMIATVGEGDLIAIVHPPLLGKPGLTITNDVIPVREVHPVIIKLGKGVTMDENRVLATTGGRPQIAKKGSTVVVSILPKLVHQGDVDLSVGNIRFKGDVEITGNVQDEMVVEALGSIMILQNVNRAKIRAQQSIFIQQNVISGTVTSGENKMIVTQLIGLLQQIRHSLERMIVAIQQLMVMSKIREQDIYPVAKKLLESKFQTMMEAMKQYKTMCEQKREQIGEQWFDIGSQLDSCLLADRPNHFHCLEGMANLLRELNTFIGQYDREENDAIELSYALNSVIHGSGDVVVTGKGCYNCNIYAGGTLTVHGVLRGGEAYAQKGMKIKEVGSSLGIKTVLAVPKGETIYIEHAWEGTVVQFGKKTYTFYEEKKHVEMKWDDERQEIVFG; encoded by the coding sequence ATGGATTGCATCGAAGTAAAAGGAAAAACGGTGGAAGAAGCGATTGGAGAGGGACTCAAACAGCTCCAAGCAACGCGCGAAGAAGTAATCATCGAAGTCGTGCAACAAGAGCGCAAAAAGTTGTTTGGAGTCGTCTCGCAACCTGCCGTTGTTCGACTAACGAAGAAACAGCAAGCAAACCAAATGATTCAACAAGTTGAAGGAAAAGCATGGATTCAAGATGGTACGTTGTATTACGAATGTTTGGACGTAAGCCCAACGATCGTAATCGGTGAAGGTGTCATCTGTTTCCATAATGGTCAATCAGTCGAAGGAAGCATCACGTTACAAGAAGGCGACGACGTTCGTATTTACCCAAAAGAAGAAAGCATCGCCCAATCCGTTTGGAGAATTGATGTAGATGCTAGGCAGTTAGAAGCAACATTAACGTTCGCTCCTGGGGTACGGCGCCGATATATATTGGAAGATCAATCACCATCTAACAAATTACATATACAAGCAAAAATAGAAACTGAACTTATTTATGACGTATCATATGAGAAAGTAATAGCAAAATTGCAAGAATTAGGGATTGTTTATGGAGTGAATGAGAAAGCGATTCGTGAAGCACTGCATTCCGAGAAAAAAGTAACCGTCGTCATTGCAAAAGGAATTGAGCCAACGGAAGGAAAGGACGGATGGGTAGAAGTAAAAGTAGGTGAAGGAAAAAAAACACCGAAAGTTCGTGAAGACGGAACCGTTGATTATCGTGAAATGGAAATGATTGCGACAGTTGGTGAAGGAGACTTGATTGCGATTGTTCATCCACCACTGCTAGGTAAACCAGGATTAACCATCACAAATGATGTGATACCTGTACGTGAAGTACATCCGGTGATAATTAAACTTGGCAAAGGGGTAACGATGGATGAAAACCGCGTTTTAGCAACAACAGGCGGGCGACCGCAAATTGCGAAAAAAGGAAGCACGGTTGTCGTCTCCATCCTTCCAAAGCTTGTTCATCAAGGCGATGTCGATTTATCAGTTGGGAACATTCGTTTTAAAGGGGATGTTGAAATTACAGGTAACGTTCAAGACGAAATGGTTGTCGAAGCGCTCGGTAGCATTATGATTTTACAAAATGTCAATCGCGCAAAAATTCGTGCGCAACAATCGATTTTTATTCAACAAAACGTCATTAGTGGTACGGTGACATCAGGAGAAAACAAAATGATTGTGACCCAGTTGATCGGTTTATTACAACAAATTCGCCACTCACTTGAGCGAATGATTGTTGCGATTCAACAACTAATGGTCATGTCTAAAATTCGCGAACAAGATATTTATCCGGTGGCGAAGAAATTGCTTGAAAGCAAGTTTCAAACGATGATGGAAGCGATGAAACAGTATAAAACGATGTGTGAGCAAAAGCGCGAACAAATTGGTGAACAATGGTTTGATATTGGCTCACAGTTGGATAGTTGCTTGCTCGCTGATCGTCCGAATCATTTTCATTGTTTAGAAGGCATGGCGAATTTGCTTCGAGAACTAAATACGTTTATCGGGCAATACGACCGCGAAGAAAACGATGCAATTGAGCTTTCTTACGCTTTAAATAGCGTCATTCACGGAAGTGGAGATGTCGTTGTAACGGGAAAAGGGTGTTACAATTGTAACATTTACGCTGGAGGCACATTGACTGTTCACGGAGTGTTACGCGGTGGTGAAGCGTATGCGCAAAAAGGGATGAAAATTAAAGAAGTTGGCTCTTCGCTCGGGATTAAGACTGTATTAGCTGTTCCAAAAGGGGAGACGATCTATATTGAACACGCGTGGGAAGGAACAGTTGTACAATTTGGTAAAAAGACGTACACATTTTATGAGGAGAAAAAACACGTTGAAATGAAATGGGACGACGAACGTCAAGAAATTGTATTTGGATAA
- a CDS encoding flap endonuclease, with product MERGHLLLIDGMALLFRSFYATAPRWMMNSRGVPTNAVYGVVKQIEAAINVLQPTHVVCCWDMGSTTFRTEWFPDYKANRGEPPHELVPQFDLAKEVVAMLGIPNIGVLGAEADDCIGSLVKQYREHMQISIMTGDRDLFQLLSEHVTVYLLAKGIGNYEAYTLERFIKEKGIEPHQLIDVKALMGDASDNYPGVRGIGEKQAFKLIQQYGSIEGIIENLANLTKAQQQKITEHLDLLHLSRKLATIHCDIPIDLRLEEAKWNGEPKRFREVLATIR from the coding sequence ATGGAACGAGGACATTTGTTATTAATTGATGGAATGGCGTTGTTGTTTCGTTCGTTTTATGCGACAGCGCCGAGATGGATGATGAATAGCCGTGGCGTGCCGACGAATGCGGTATATGGGGTAGTGAAACAAATCGAAGCGGCGATAAATGTACTTCAACCAACGCATGTCGTTTGTTGTTGGGATATGGGGAGTACGACGTTTCGCACCGAATGGTTTCCGGACTATAAGGCAAATCGTGGCGAGCCACCACATGAATTAGTTCCGCAGTTTGATTTAGCGAAAGAAGTGGTCGCAATGCTTGGTATTCCGAATATCGGCGTTCTTGGGGCGGAAGCGGACGATTGTATCGGCTCGCTCGTCAAGCAATATCGCGAACATATGCAAATTTCTATTATGACAGGAGACCGCGATTTATTTCAGCTTCTTTCGGAACATGTCACCGTCTATTTGCTGGCAAAAGGCATCGGCAACTACGAGGCATATACGCTCGAACGCTTTATTAAAGAAAAAGGCATTGAGCCACATCAACTCATCGATGTGAAAGCGCTCATGGGCGATGCAAGCGACAATTACCCAGGCGTGCGCGGCATCGGCGAAAAACAAGCGTTTAAACTTATTCAACAATACGGATCAATTGAAGGAATCATCGAAAATTTAGCGAACTTAACAAAAGCACAGCAACAAAAAATAACCGAACATCTCGACTTGCTTCATTTGTCGCGCAAACTGGCGACTATTCATTGCGACATTCCAATTGACTTGCGGTTGGAAGAAGCAAAATGGAATGGCGAGCCTAAGCGATTTAGGGAAGTGTTAGCAACGATTCGGTAA
- a CDS encoding o-succinylbenzoate--CoA ligase, with protein MNISELLARNARKFPNKIALIDGDVSLSYREVDDTVNRLASSLASLGIKQGDKVVLYMPNVKEFVYAYFAVLRLGAIIVPINARLTAQEVQYIIDHSEAKAVIAHDWIYQELASLVHKVDVIWVKTGEAIEGWRSLSQLIASGDSSPIVCPLSEEDETTILYTSGTTGKPKGVLFTARNIFAVATMMALETKMDKHSRLLHMMPLSHSAPLHLFFVGGMYVGATHVLSPTFSPEALLELVTKHQITHFFGAPVAYLLTAKHPRLHEYDLSSVQYWTYGGAPLSANEVQFVAKQFRTNRLMCLYGLTEAGPNGTYLSPEEHATKAGSVGKDAALHCEVKIVDEQGQEVSPGEVGEVILTGEGIMKGYYKDEEKTAETVKNGWLYTGDLARRDEDGYIWIVDRKKDMIISGGVNVYPKEVEDALKLHPAIVDVAVVGVPHPEWGETVKAFVVTKEPIEQLAEECKRFLSDKLADYKIPKLYEAIPELPRNATGKILKQVLRGMRNETATRS; from the coding sequence ATGAACATTTCCGAGTTGTTAGCGCGCAATGCGCGAAAGTTTCCGAACAAAATAGCACTCATTGATGGCGACGTGTCGCTTTCTTATCGAGAAGTAGATGATACGGTCAATCGGCTCGCTTCTTCGCTTGCTTCGCTCGGCATCAAACAAGGCGATAAAGTCGTGTTGTATATGCCAAATGTGAAAGAATTTGTATATGCGTATTTTGCCGTCTTGCGTCTTGGTGCCATCATCGTACCAATTAACGCGCGGCTAACTGCCCAAGAAGTGCAATACATTATTGACCATAGCGAAGCAAAAGCGGTCATCGCACATGATTGGATTTATCAAGAACTTGCCTCGCTTGTTCATAAGGTTGACGTCATTTGGGTGAAAACAGGGGAAGCAATAGAAGGTTGGCGTTCGTTATCGCAGCTCATTGCTAGCGGCGATTCTTCCCCAATTGTTTGTCCGCTGAGCGAAGAGGACGAAACGACGATTTTATACACATCTGGAACGACTGGTAAACCAAAAGGAGTATTGTTTACAGCGCGCAATATTTTCGCTGTCGCAACGATGATGGCGCTAGAGACGAAAATGGATAAGCATAGCCGCCTGTTGCATATGATGCCGCTTAGCCATTCCGCACCGCTTCATTTATTTTTTGTCGGCGGGATGTACGTCGGGGCCACCCATGTGTTATCACCAACGTTTTCCCCAGAAGCATTGTTAGAACTTGTCACAAAACATCAAATTACCCACTTTTTCGGAGCACCAGTCGCCTATTTACTCACGGCAAAACACCCACGCCTTCACGAATACGATTTATCGTCTGTCCAATATTGGACGTATGGGGGAGCACCGTTATCGGCAAATGAAGTGCAATTTGTCGCCAAACAGTTTCGCACGAATCGGCTCATGTGTTTGTACGGACTAACGGAAGCTGGACCAAACGGAACGTATTTATCACCGGAAGAACATGCGACAAAGGCAGGGAGTGTGGGCAAAGATGCTGCCCTCCATTGCGAAGTAAAAATTGTCGATGAACAAGGACAAGAAGTTTCGCCAGGGGAAGTCGGTGAAGTCATATTGACTGGAGAGGGCATAATGAAAGGTTACTATAAAGACGAGGAAAAAACAGCGGAAACGGTAAAAAACGGCTGGCTATATACAGGCGATTTAGCGCGCCGTGATGAAGATGGATACATTTGGATTGTCGATCGAAAAAAAGATATGATCATCTCTGGGGGAGTGAACGTTTACCCGAAAGAAGTGGAAGACGCGCTAAAGTTGCACCCAGCGATTGTTGATGTGGCGGTTGTTGGCGTGCCACACCCGGAATGGGGAGAAACGGTGAAAGCGTTTGTTGTCACAAAAGAGCCGATCGAGCAGCTTGCAGAAGAATGTAAACGTTTTCTTTCGGATAAACTTGCAGACTATAAAATTCCAAAGCTATACGAAGCCATTCCTGAACTTCCGCGCAATGCGACAGGAAAAATATTAAAACAAGTGTTGAGGGGGATGCGCAATGAAACAGCTACGCGAAGTTGA
- a CDS encoding glutamate-5-semialdehyde dehydrogenase, whose protein sequence is MSELIAKAKKLKQAAKQLGILSTEEKNEALSMIAESLITQTSYILQENEKDMANGKENGLSPSLLDRLQLTEERIKQIANGVQQVIDLPDPIGETIEQWTRPNGLFLKQIRVPLGVVGMVYEARPNVTVDAASLCLKTGNAVLLRGSSSAIYSNKALVSVMQEALKQSSVPIDAIQLLEDTSRETAQHMFRLKEYVDVLIPRGGAGLIQSVVENATIPVLETGVGNCHIFIDDSAEKEMTIDIVINAKLQRPSVCNAVETVIIHQKWPYINELLETLHEKGVELRADKQLAATYPFVHEATEEDWETEFLAPILAVKLVETVDEAIEHIERYGTKHSEAIVSECKEHVEQFFARVDAAVLYHNASTRFTDGEQFGYGAEIGISTQKLHARGPMGLRAITTTKTLVYGNGQVRT, encoded by the coding sequence ATGAGTGAGCTAATCGCCAAAGCGAAAAAATTAAAGCAGGCTGCCAAGCAATTAGGGATATTGTCAACGGAAGAAAAAAATGAGGCGCTTTCGATGATCGCAGAATCGTTAATTACACAAACGTCGTACATTTTACAAGAAAACGAAAAAGATATGGCGAACGGGAAAGAAAACGGTCTCTCCCCTTCCCTACTTGATCGTTTGCAATTAACGGAAGAACGCATCAAGCAAATCGCCAATGGCGTCCAACAAGTCATCGACCTACCAGATCCGATTGGTGAAACGATCGAACAATGGACGCGACCAAATGGGCTATTCTTAAAACAAATTCGTGTGCCGCTTGGCGTCGTCGGCATGGTGTATGAAGCACGACCAAATGTCACCGTCGATGCGGCTAGCCTTTGCTTAAAAACAGGAAATGCTGTCTTGTTGCGCGGCAGTTCTTCCGCCATTTACTCGAATAAAGCGCTCGTTTCGGTCATGCAAGAGGCGTTAAAACAGTCGTCCGTTCCAATCGATGCCATTCAACTATTGGAAGATACGAGTCGCGAAACGGCACAACATATGTTTCGTTTAAAAGAATATGTAGACGTGCTCATCCCGCGCGGCGGCGCTGGCCTTATTCAATCGGTCGTCGAAAACGCCACGATTCCTGTGTTAGAAACAGGTGTCGGCAATTGCCATATTTTCATTGACGACTCTGCCGAAAAAGAAATGACGATCGATATTGTCATAAACGCTAAACTGCAGCGCCCGTCCGTTTGCAATGCAGTTGAAACGGTCATCATTCATCAAAAGTGGCCATATATAAACGAGTTGCTTGAAACGTTGCACGAAAAAGGAGTCGAATTGCGTGCGGACAAACAGCTTGCGGCTACATATCCGTTTGTCCATGAAGCGACAGAAGAGGATTGGGAAACCGAATTTTTAGCCCCGATTTTAGCGGTGAAGCTCGTTGAAACAGTCGATGAAGCGATTGAGCATATTGAGCGCTACGGCACAAAACATTCCGAAGCGATTGTTTCTGAGTGCAAGGAACACGTGGAACAATTTTTCGCTCGCGTCGATGCCGCTGTATTGTATCATAACGCCTCTACTCGCTTTACCGACGGCGAACAGTTCGGATACGGCGCGGAAATCGGCATTAGCACGCAAAAACTGCACGCCCGCGGCCCAATGGGCTTGCGCGCCATCACGACAACAAAAACGCTTGTATACGGGAATGGGCAAGTGCGGACATAA